The proteins below are encoded in one region of Sphingobium yanoikuyae:
- a CDS encoding glycoside hydrolase family 43 protein — translation MRRWLAALLLTLAAPVAAADAPLLTSHLRIHDPFVVAEPASKTYWLFSKNDPAVTGDPRIGIMAYASSDLAHWQTPKLVFALPKDSWADDGGWAPEVHRWKGRYYLFATFHNDKAAIPASGKRPNYRRATLLAVSDRIDGPYQLIHKGEPVTTPNDMTLDGSLYVDPAGKPWMVYAHEWLQMGVGTMEALPLKDDLSPAGKPQLLFRANEAYWVIGQKQPEGDMGYVTDGPELYRTKTGTLLMLWSSWGKGGYVQAQARSKSGTLAGPWEQLGPLIMQDSGHGMLFHAFDGRLMLVLHRPFKRAIAKFYEMRDAGDRLEVVREAVELDGEAYPTHGCPMGVSDARC, via the coding sequence ATGCGTCGCTGGCTCGCCGCCTTGCTGCTGACGCTCGCCGCCCCGGTGGCGGCGGCCGACGCGCCGCTGCTGACCTCGCATCTGCGCATCCATGATCCCTTCGTCGTGGCGGAACCGGCGAGCAAGACCTACTGGCTCTTCTCGAAGAATGACCCGGCCGTCACCGGCGATCCGCGCATCGGCATCATGGCCTATGCCAGCAGCGATCTCGCCCATTGGCAGACACCCAAACTGGTCTTCGCCCTGCCGAAGGACAGCTGGGCCGATGACGGCGGCTGGGCGCCGGAGGTGCATCGCTGGAAGGGGCGCTATTATCTCTTCGCCACCTTCCACAATGACAAGGCGGCAATCCCGGCCAGCGGCAAGCGCCCCAATTATCGCCGCGCCACCTTGCTGGCGGTGTCAGACCGGATCGATGGTCCTTACCAGCTCATCCACAAGGGCGAGCCGGTCACTACGCCCAATGACATGACGCTCGATGGCAGCCTCTATGTCGACCCGGCCGGCAAGCCCTGGATGGTCTATGCCCATGAATGGCTGCAGATGGGCGTCGGCACGATGGAGGCGCTGCCGCTGAAGGATGATCTCTCGCCCGCCGGCAAGCCGCAATTGCTGTTTCGCGCCAATGAAGCCTACTGGGTGATCGGCCAGAAACAGCCCGAAGGGGACATGGGCTATGTCACCGACGGCCCCGAACTCTATCGCACCAAGACCGGCACCCTGCTGATGCTCTGGTCCAGTTGGGGGAAGGGCGGCTATGTCCAGGCGCAGGCCCGCTCCAAATCCGGCACGCTCGCTGGCCCCTGGGAACAGCTTGGCCCGCTCATCATGCAGGACAGCGGCCATGGCATGCTGTTCCATGCCTTTGATGGCCGGCTGATGCTGGTCCTCCACCGCCCGTTCAAGCGGGCGATCGCCAAATTCTACGAAATGCGCGACGCCGGTGATCGGCTGGAGGTCGTGCGCGAGGCCGTGGAACTGGATGGCGAAGCCTATCCCACCCATGGCTGCCCGATGGGAGTGTCCGATGCTCGCTGCTGA
- the rhmD gene encoding L-rhamnonate dehydratase: protein MGLAQGSFSVPIVTLPKIKHVRAFTVRGGGADYHDQGEGHWIDDHIATPMSKYPEYRQSRQSFGINVLGTLVVEIEAEDGTVGFAVTTGGEPAAYIVEKHLARFLEGRSPTDYEKIWDQMYFSTQYYGRKGLVINAISGVDLALWDLLGKLRQEPVYHLLGGAVRDELQFYATGARPDKAKEFGFIGGKMALHHGPAEGVEGLKKNIAELADMRSKVGDDFWLMWDCWMALDVDYATRLAIAAHELGLKWIEEAISPDDYWGYQQLKRNVPKGMLVTTGEHEATRWGFRMLMEMDCCDIIQPDVGWCGGVTELLKISALADAHGKMVVPHGSSVYSYHFVITRHNSPFAEFLMMHPGPTEVVPMFHPQLLGEPVPENGRMKVTALDKPGFGVDLNPDIAMHRPYTH, encoded by the coding sequence ATGGGTCTGGCCCAAGGGAGTTTCAGCGTGCCCATCGTGACGTTGCCGAAGATCAAGCATGTCCGCGCCTTCACCGTGCGCGGCGGCGGTGCCGATTATCATGACCAGGGCGAAGGCCACTGGATCGACGATCACATCGCGACGCCGATGTCGAAATATCCCGAATATCGCCAGTCGCGGCAGAGCTTCGGCATCAATGTGCTCGGCACCTTGGTCGTGGAGATCGAGGCGGAAGATGGCACCGTCGGTTTCGCCGTGACGACCGGTGGCGAGCCCGCCGCCTATATCGTCGAAAAGCATCTCGCCCGCTTCCTCGAAGGCCGGTCGCCGACCGACTATGAGAAGATCTGGGACCAGATGTATTTCTCGACCCAATATTATGGCCGCAAGGGCCTGGTCATCAACGCCATCTCCGGCGTCGACCTCGCGCTCTGGGATCTGCTCGGCAAGCTGCGCCAGGAACCGGTCTATCATCTGCTCGGCGGCGCGGTCCGCGACGAACTGCAATTCTACGCCACCGGCGCGCGCCCCGACAAGGCGAAGGAATTCGGCTTCATCGGCGGCAAGATGGCGCTGCACCACGGCCCGGCCGAGGGTGTCGAGGGCCTGAAGAAGAATATCGCCGAACTGGCCGACATGCGGTCCAAGGTTGGCGATGATTTCTGGCTGATGTGGGATTGCTGGATGGCGCTCGACGTCGACTATGCCACCCGCCTCGCCATCGCCGCGCATGAGCTGGGTCTCAAGTGGATCGAGGAAGCGATCAGCCCGGATGATTATTGGGGCTACCAGCAGCTCAAGCGCAACGTGCCCAAGGGCATGCTGGTCACCACCGGCGAGCATGAAGCGACCCGCTGGGGCTTCCGCATGCTGATGGAAATGGATTGCTGCGACATCATCCAGCCCGATGTCGGCTGGTGCGGCGGCGTGACCGAACTGCTCAAGATCAGCGCGCTCGCCGACGCCCATGGCAAGATGGTCGTGCCGCATGGCTCGTCGGTCTACAGCTATCATTTCGTCATCACCCGTCACAACTCGCCCTTCGCCGAGTTCCTGATGATGCATCCGGGGCCGACGGAAGTGGTGCCGATGTTCCACCCGCAATTGCTGGGTGAACCGGTGCCGGAAAATGGCCGCATGAAGGTGACCGCGCTCGACAAGCCGGGCTTCGGCGTCGACCTGAACCCCGACATCGCGATGCACCGCCCCTACACCCACTGA
- a CDS encoding SDR family NAD(P)-dependent oxidoreductase — MSVFSGRYEGRCAIVTGGASGLGKLVAKRIVEEGGKVVLWDLNADALAAAKDEVGATHVVALDVSDQAAVAAAAKASADALGKIDVLVCSAGITGATATVWDYPVDSWQRVIDINLNGLFYCNREVVPFMLENGYGRIVNLASVAGKEGNPNASAYSASKAGVIGLTKSIGKELAGKGVIANALTPATFESPILEQLPQSQVDYMRSKIPMGRLGLVEESAAMVCFMASEECSFTTASTFDTSGGRTTF, encoded by the coding sequence ATGAGCGTCTTTTCCGGACGCTATGAAGGTCGCTGCGCCATCGTCACCGGTGGCGCATCGGGCCTGGGCAAGCTGGTTGCCAAGCGTATCGTCGAAGAAGGCGGCAAGGTGGTCCTGTGGGATCTGAACGCCGACGCCCTCGCCGCTGCCAAGGATGAAGTCGGCGCGACCCATGTGGTTGCGCTCGACGTCTCCGATCAGGCCGCCGTCGCCGCCGCCGCCAAGGCCAGCGCGGATGCGCTGGGCAAGATCGACGTCCTCGTCTGCTCGGCCGGCATCACCGGCGCGACCGCCACGGTGTGGGACTATCCGGTCGACAGCTGGCAGCGGGTGATCGACATCAACCTCAATGGCCTCTTCTACTGCAACCGCGAAGTCGTGCCCTTCATGCTCGAAAACGGCTATGGCCGGATCGTCAACCTCGCCTCGGTCGCAGGCAAGGAAGGCAATCCCAACGCCAGCGCCTATTCGGCCAGCAAGGCGGGCGTGATTGGTCTCACCAAGAGCATCGGCAAGGAACTGGCGGGCAAGGGCGTGATCGCCAATGCGCTGACCCCGGCGACCTTCGAAAGCCCGATCCTGGAACAGCTGCCGCAGAGCCAGGTCGACTATATGCGCTCGAAGATCCCGATGGGCCGGCTTGGCCTGGTCGAGGAATCGGCCGCCATGGTCTGCTTCATGGCCAGCGAGGAATGCAGCTTCACCACGGCGTCGACCTTCGACACCTCGGGCGGCCGCACCACCTTCTGA
- a CDS encoding LacI family DNA-binding transcriptional regulator, producing the protein MQKAAKKKPPTIREVAARAGVSMMTASRAINGKALVSAKSQQAVEQAVRDLGYVPNASARALVGSADRRVALLHSNSTTSAYLGELLLGALGEAPQRHLHLVVEQCAPGAFAKEIVDQVSKAHVAGVILPPPLCDWAELVEALQARDIAVVGIAPDGDVPGMLAVGTDDRHAAYDLTRHLIDLGHRQIGFISGNIRHRASARRLQGFRDCLADRGIRLDERWIVPGDFSYRSGLDAAEQLLSLDTPPSAIFACNDDMAAAAITVAHQRRINVPGDITICGFDDTPLASAIWPALTTIRQPIRDMAREAIGLLGAHFSSQDDGAGEEALGRVKLDYQLIRRQSDAVPSRH; encoded by the coding sequence ATGCAGAAAGCCGCGAAGAAGAAGCCGCCCACGATCCGCGAGGTCGCCGCCCGTGCCGGCGTATCGATGATGACCGCGTCACGCGCGATCAACGGCAAGGCGCTGGTCAGCGCCAAGTCGCAACAGGCGGTCGAGCAGGCGGTCAGGGATCTGGGCTATGTGCCCAATGCGTCGGCGCGCGCGCTGGTGGGCAGTGCCGACCGGCGGGTGGCCTTGCTGCACAGCAATTCGACGACGTCGGCCTATCTGGGCGAACTGCTGCTCGGTGCGCTGGGCGAGGCGCCGCAGCGCCATCTGCATCTGGTGGTCGAGCAATGCGCGCCCGGCGCCTTTGCCAAGGAGATCGTCGATCAGGTGTCCAAGGCGCATGTCGCCGGCGTCATCCTGCCGCCGCCGCTGTGCGACTGGGCCGAACTGGTCGAGGCGTTGCAGGCGCGTGACATCGCCGTGGTCGGCATCGCGCCCGATGGCGATGTGCCCGGCATGCTGGCGGTGGGGACCGACGACCGCCATGCCGCCTATGACCTGACCCGGCACCTCATCGACCTGGGCCATCGGCAGATCGGCTTCATCTCCGGCAATATCCGCCACCGCGCCAGCGCCCGGCGCCTGCAGGGCTTTCGCGACTGCCTGGCCGACCGGGGCATCAGGCTGGACGAGCGCTGGATCGTGCCGGGCGACTTTTCCTATCGATCGGGGCTGGACGCGGCCGAGCAGTTGCTGAGCCTCGATACGCCACCCAGCGCCATCTTTGCCTGCAATGACGATATGGCGGCGGCGGCGATCACGGTGGCGCATCAGCGGCGGATCAACGTGCCGGGCGACATCACCATCTGCGGTTTCGACGACACGCCGCTGGCGAGCGCGATCTGGCCGGCGCTGACGACGATCCGCCAGCCGATCCGCGACATGGCGCGCGAGGCGATCGGCCTGCTGGGCGCCCATTTCAGCAGCCAGGACGATGGCGCCGGCGAAGAAGCGCTGGGCCGGGTGAAGCTGGATTATCAGCTGATCCGGCGCCAGTCGGATGCCGTGCCCTCACGGCATTGA
- a CDS encoding amidohydrolase family protein yields MIPFVDAHIHLWDLHHIRYDWLSPPFSDDGPNGSVEPIARNYGVADYREDLARWNVIGAVHVDAGAAAESALRETQWLDTLAAVDGLPTGFVAFAALNDPDVDALLAAQAAHPRVRGIRHIVNWHADPQRTYGPVDLTVDPRWQAGYGLLAKHGLSFDLQCYPGQMPGLVPLIERHPDIPVIINHMGMPVLTDPDGLNDWRRGMKALAALPHVAVKLSGMGFIRRDWTMAGIAPLVHEAIDMFGVDRCAFASDTPTDKLFGPIDRYMESYHAIVSDFPEADRRAMFAGNANRLYRLGLAL; encoded by the coding sequence ATGATCCCCTTTGTCGACGCCCATATCCATCTGTGGGATCTCCACCATATCCGCTATGACTGGCTGAGCCCGCCCTTTTCGGACGATGGCCCCAATGGCAGCGTCGAGCCGATCGCCCGCAATTATGGCGTGGCCGACTATCGCGAAGACCTTGCCCGCTGGAACGTCATCGGCGCGGTCCATGTCGATGCCGGCGCCGCGGCGGAAAGCGCGCTGCGCGAGACCCAGTGGCTCGACACGCTCGCCGCCGTCGACGGCCTCCCCACCGGCTTCGTTGCCTTCGCCGCCCTCAACGACCCGGATGTCGATGCGCTGCTGGCCGCCCAGGCCGCCCATCCCCGCGTCAGGGGCATCCGCCATATCGTCAACTGGCATGCCGATCCCCAGCGCACCTATGGCCCGGTCGACCTCACCGTCGATCCGCGATGGCAGGCGGGCTATGGCCTGCTCGCCAAACATGGCCTCTCCTTCGACCTGCAATGCTATCCGGGGCAGATGCCGGGCCTCGTCCCGTTGATCGAGCGCCACCCGGACATTCCGGTCATCATCAACCATATGGGCATGCCGGTGCTGACCGATCCGGATGGCCTCAACGACTGGCGCCGGGGTATGAAGGCGCTCGCCGCGCTGCCCCATGTCGCGGTCAAGCTGTCGGGCATGGGCTTCATCCGCCGCGACTGGACCATGGCGGGCATCGCGCCGCTGGTGCATGAGGCGATCGACATGTTCGGGGTCGATCGTTGCGCCTTCGCCAGCGACACGCCGACCGACAAGCTGTTCGGCCCGATCGACCGTTACATGGAATCCTATCACGCCATCGTGTCGGATTTCCCCGAAGCCGATCGCCGCGCCATGTTCGCCGGCAACGCCAATCGCCTCTATCGTCTGGGACTTGCGCTATGA
- a CDS encoding alpha/beta hydrolase: protein MLAADLVWPLRDAPSGAFALEDANAAPEQAIVTAVDRPVLLGYAPDRPNGRAMLILGGGGYVALMAGREGVQVAQWLTSLGYHAFVLIHRFPHAGTGPSAPLDDALAAMRMIRASDLAPDGVGVVGLSSGGHLAACLAAHYPADWGDVAPQRPDVMVIGYAPISTNAKGRTIVADKPPLPPVEKQALYDVLQPDAQLLAGPPPAFIVYAGNDPVVPVENAHRLTRAWQDAGGSAELHIFADAPHGFALDTPDQPVSLWPRLCEAWLRQVGFL from the coding sequence ATGCTCGCTGCTGATCTGGTCTGGCCGCTGCGCGATGCGCCAAGCGGCGCCTTCGCCCTGGAAGACGCCAATGCCGCGCCCGAACAGGCGATCGTCACCGCCGTCGATCGCCCGGTGCTGCTCGGCTATGCGCCCGACAGACCCAATGGCCGCGCCATGCTCATCCTGGGCGGCGGCGGCTATGTCGCGCTGATGGCCGGACGCGAAGGGGTTCAGGTCGCGCAATGGCTGACGTCGCTCGGCTATCATGCCTTCGTCCTCATCCACCGCTTTCCCCATGCCGGTACCGGCCCGTCCGCGCCGCTCGACGATGCGCTCGCCGCGATGCGGATGATCCGCGCGTCCGATCTGGCGCCCGATGGCGTCGGCGTCGTCGGCCTCTCCTCGGGCGGCCATCTCGCCGCCTGTCTCGCCGCGCATTATCCGGCGGACTGGGGCGATGTCGCGCCACAGCGGCCCGACGTCATGGTCATCGGCTATGCGCCCATCTCGACCAATGCCAAAGGGCGCACCATCGTCGCCGACAAGCCGCCACTGCCGCCGGTGGAAAAGCAGGCGCTCTACGACGTGCTTCAGCCGGACGCGCAACTATTGGCCGGCCCGCCCCCGGCCTTCATCGTCTATGCCGGCAATGATCCGGTGGTGCCGGTCGAGAACGCCCATCGCCTAACTCGCGCCTGGCAGGATGCGGGCGGCAGCGCGGAACTGCACATCTTCGCCGACGCCCCCCATGGATTCGCACTCGACACGCCGGATCAGCCCGTCTCGCTCTGGCCGCGCCTGTGCGAAGCCTGGCTCAGACAGGTCGGCTTCCTGTAA
- a CDS encoding fumarylacetoacetate hydrolase family protein — protein sequence MKFVRFGQRGQEKPGVIDAEGKIRDLSGVVADLTIESLAAAKGVDVDSLPVVDGDPRYGVPVKGIGKIVAIGLNYEDHAIESNLPIPTEPMMFMKALSSLNGPNDEVMLPKGATHGDWEVELGVVIGETCRFVSEEDALSKVAGYVLVNDVSERFNQKQRGTQWSKGKGHDTFCPVGPWLVTADEIGNPQDLDMYLDVNGDRMQTGNTRTMIFNVAQLISYVSEYITLYPGDLMITGTPPGVGEGKKPEAVYLKAGDVMELGIAKLGSQKQNVVEWRHLGDEVLG from the coding sequence ATGAAATTTGTTCGTTTCGGCCAGCGTGGCCAGGAAAAGCCCGGCGTGATCGATGCCGAAGGCAAGATTCGCGACCTGTCCGGCGTCGTCGCCGACCTGACGATCGAGAGCCTCGCCGCCGCCAAGGGCGTCGACGTGGACTCGCTCCCCGTCGTCGATGGCGACCCGCGCTATGGCGTGCCGGTCAAGGGCATCGGCAAGATCGTCGCCATCGGCCTCAATTATGAGGACCATGCGATCGAATCCAACCTGCCGATCCCGACCGAGCCGATGATGTTCATGAAGGCATTGTCGTCGCTCAACGGCCCCAATGACGAAGTGATGCTGCCCAAGGGCGCGACCCATGGCGACTGGGAAGTCGAACTGGGCGTCGTCATCGGCGAAACCTGCCGCTTCGTGTCGGAAGAAGATGCGCTGTCGAAGGTCGCGGGCTATGTCCTCGTCAACGACGTGTCGGAACGCTTCAACCAGAAGCAGCGCGGCACCCAGTGGAGCAAGGGCAAGGGCCATGACACTTTCTGCCCGGTCGGCCCCTGGCTGGTGACCGCCGATGAAATCGGCAACCCGCAGGATCTCGACATGTATCTCGACGTCAATGGCGATCGGATGCAGACCGGCAACACCAGGACGATGATCTTCAACGTCGCCCAGCTCATCTCCTATGTCAGCGAATATATCACCCTCTACCCCGGTGACCTGATGATCACCGGCACCCCTCCGGGCGTGGGCGAGGGCAAGAAGCCCGAAGCCGTCTACCTCAAGGCCGGCGACGTCATGGAACTGGGCATCGCCAAGCTCGGCAGCCAGAAGCAGAATGTCGTGGAATGGCGCCACCTGGGCGACGAGGTGCTCGGATGA
- the rhaT gene encoding L-rhamnose/proton symporter RhaT gives MTPNPLLGVLFHWLGGFASASFYVPFRGVKRWNWEIFWLTGGIFSWVIAPWFFASVQTNDLMGVMAQVPSSVVGWCIFFGFLWGFGGLTYGLTMRYLGLSLGMAVVLGLCTVFGTLIPPIFDGTFMTEIAGTLHGQIVLLGLAVTVLGIVVVARAGARKDAALSTEQKAAVVAEFDFKKGIAVAIFSGIMSSCFAFGLAAGEPVKALSAAAGTGPLWTGLPTLCLVMFGGLITNALWCGWLIARNKSAGQWAGAPDASGQRPKLLPNFLLCAVAGTAWYFQFFFYTMGESQMGRFGFSSWTLHMASIIIFGTCWGFAFREWKDAAPAVRRMVWSGVGLLILATLIIGYGNRLAS, from the coding sequence ATGACCCCCAATCCCCTGCTCGGCGTCCTCTTTCACTGGCTCGGCGGCTTCGCCTCGGCCAGCTTCTATGTCCCCTTCCGCGGCGTGAAGCGCTGGAACTGGGAGATTTTCTGGCTGACCGGCGGCATCTTCTCCTGGGTGATCGCGCCCTGGTTCTTCGCCTCGGTCCAGACCAATGACCTGATGGGCGTGATGGCCCAGGTGCCCTCGTCCGTCGTTGGCTGGTGCATCTTCTTCGGTTTTCTCTGGGGCTTTGGCGGTCTCACCTACGGCCTCACCATGCGCTATCTCGGCCTCTCGCTCGGCATGGCGGTGGTGCTGGGCCTCTGCACCGTCTTCGGCACGCTGATCCCGCCGATCTTCGACGGCACCTTCATGACGGAAATTGCCGGCACCCTGCACGGCCAGATCGTCCTCTTGGGCCTCGCCGTCACCGTGCTTGGCATCGTCGTCGTCGCCCGCGCCGGCGCCCGCAAGGATGCGGCGCTATCGACCGAACAGAAAGCGGCTGTCGTCGCCGAGTTCGATTTCAAGAAGGGCATCGCCGTCGCCATCTTCTCGGGCATCATGTCGAGTTGTTTCGCCTTCGGCCTCGCCGCCGGCGAACCGGTCAAGGCGCTGTCGGCCGCCGCCGGCACCGGCCCCTTGTGGACCGGCCTGCCCACCCTTTGCCTCGTCATGTTCGGCGGCCTCATCACCAACGCGCTCTGGTGCGGCTGGCTGATCGCCAGGAACAAGTCGGCGGGCCAGTGGGCCGGCGCGCCCGACGCCAGCGGCCAGCGCCCCAAGCTCCTGCCCAATTTCCTGCTCTGCGCGGTGGCGGGCACGGCCTGGTATTTCCAGTTCTTCTTCTACACCATGGGGGAAAGCCAGATGGGCCGCTTCGGCTTCTCCAGCTGGACGCTGCACATGGCCTCGATCATCATCTTCGGCACCTGCTGGGGCTTCGCCTTCCGCGAGTGGAAGGATGCTGCGCCGGCGGTCCGCCGCATGGTGTGGAGCGGCGTCGGCCTGCTGATCCTCGCCACCCTCATCATCGGCTATGGCAACAGGCTGGCCAGCTGA
- a CDS encoding SDR family NAD(P)-dependent oxidoreductase: MKLLEGKTVLVTGASTGIGRAAAIGAAQHGADVVINYAHSDGPAASCVAEIEALGQRAIAVKGDVADPQTAQDFVAKAVEAFGKVDVMVSNAGICPFHGFLDMPVDVVERTFKVNLHGAYFMVQAAAQQMVKQGHGGSIVAVSSISALVGGEFQTHYTPTKAGVHSLMQSTAIALGKYGIRCNSVLPGTILTEINKDDLADVEKREYMEKRTPLGRLGAPEDLAGPIVFLASDMAAYVTGAALLVDGGMYVNLQ; encoded by the coding sequence ATGAAGCTGCTTGAAGGCAAGACCGTCCTCGTCACCGGCGCATCGACCGGCATCGGCCGCGCGGCCGCCATCGGCGCCGCCCAGCATGGCGCCGACGTCGTCATCAATTACGCCCATAGCGACGGCCCGGCCGCGAGCTGCGTCGCCGAGATCGAGGCGCTGGGCCAGCGCGCGATCGCGGTGAAGGGCGATGTCGCCGATCCGCAGACCGCGCAGGACTTCGTCGCCAAGGCGGTCGAGGCGTTCGGCAAGGTCGACGTGATGGTCAGCAATGCCGGCATCTGCCCGTTCCACGGCTTCCTCGACATGCCGGTCGACGTGGTGGAGCGCACCTTCAAGGTCAATCTGCACGGCGCCTATTTCATGGTGCAGGCGGCCGCGCAGCAGATGGTGAAGCAGGGCCATGGCGGATCGATCGTCGCCGTCTCCTCCATCTCGGCGCTGGTCGGCGGCGAATTTCAGACGCACTACACCCCGACCAAGGCCGGCGTGCATTCGCTGATGCAGTCCACGGCGATTGCGCTCGGCAAATATGGCATCCGTTGCAACAGCGTGCTGCCCGGCACCATCCTGACCGAGATCAACAAGGATGACCTGGCCGATGTCGAGAAGCGCGAATATATGGAAAAGCGCACGCCGCTCGGCCGCCTCGGCGCGCCCGAAGACCTGGCCGGGCCGATCGTCTTCCTGGCATCGGACATGGCCGCCTATGTCACCGGCGCGGCGCTGCTGGTCGACGGCGGCATGTATGTGAACCTGCAATAA
- a CDS encoding family 43 glycosylhydrolase produces the protein MIASLLLMAAAASGPVAPKPLLRDPVHDGAADASTVYDRKSGEWVMFYTNRRADLPMEDAKDVRWVHGTAIGTARSKDGAKWRYGGTATIPTSCTGETLWAPEVQWLEGQWHIWLTVVPGVYRDWNAPRFIVHLTSPDLKSWTCGERLDLGSDRVIDASILALPGVSYRLFFNDERMNKAIRTADSSDLIHWSVKDRLTDTPGEGPKAFRWKGKYWLISDAWKGLLVMRSDDGTHWTRQPDYILATPGKAPTDRAKGQHPDIIVSGDRAYIIYFVHQEGEDEAKANPDWKRRSVLQIAELTEKDGIVSVDRDAPAHIRLKP, from the coding sequence ATGATCGCGTCGCTGCTGTTGATGGCCGCCGCCGCGAGCGGGCCGGTGGCGCCCAAGCCGCTGCTGCGCGATCCGGTGCATGATGGCGCGGCCGATGCGTCGACCGTCTATGATCGCAAGAGCGGCGAATGGGTGATGTTCTACACCAATCGCCGCGCCGATCTGCCCATGGAAGACGCCAAGGATGTCCGCTGGGTCCATGGCACGGCGATCGGCACGGCGCGGTCGAAGGATGGCGCGAAATGGCGTTATGGCGGCACCGCGACGATCCCGACCAGTTGCACCGGCGAGACGCTGTGGGCGCCCGAAGTGCAATGGCTGGAAGGCCAGTGGCATATATGGCTGACGGTGGTACCGGGCGTCTATCGCGACTGGAATGCGCCGCGCTTCATCGTCCATCTGACCAGCCCGGACCTCAAGAGCTGGACCTGTGGCGAGCGGCTCGACCTGGGCTCCGACCGGGTGATCGACGCCAGTATTTTGGCGTTGCCGGGCGTGAGCTATCGGCTGTTCTTCAACGACGAGCGGATGAACAAGGCGATCCGCACCGCCGACAGCAGCGACCTCATCCACTGGAGCGTCAAGGACCGGCTGACCGATACGCCGGGCGAAGGGCCCAAGGCGTTTCGCTGGAAGGGCAAATATTGGCTGATCTCCGACGCGTGGAAGGGGCTGCTGGTGATGCGCTCCGACGACGGGACGCACTGGACGCGCCAGCCGGACTATATATTGGCGACGCCCGGCAAGGCGCCGACCGACCGGGCCAAGGGCCAGCACCCCGACATCATCGTGTCGGGCGACCGCGCCTATATCATCTATTTCGTCCATCAGGAGGGCGAGGATGAAGCCAAGGCCAATCCCGACTGGAAACGGCGGTCGGTGCTGCAAATCGCCGAACTGACCGAGAAGGACGGGATCGTCAGCGTCGATCGCGATGCGCCGGCGCATATACGACTAAAGCCCTGA
- a CDS encoding IclR family transcriptional regulator, with translation MRQNTSNPESGPREEKSKTQGSQTLQRGLDLLDQVIDGPVKLADLSERMGLTRSTTHRLANALVERGFLTFLPREGYQLGPKLLQLGFLAQSQADVVQIARPHLEALAAASEDVVHLGRLDGDQALYLDKIPGRRRVEISSRIGDRHPLTSTGLGKALMLDDPEAGWTRLLESERENGTHDADPATWLERMRGYVAAGRAFDLEENEDQIRCVAAPIRDASGAIVAAISLSSAAQYMDDERMASLSDEVRAAAQKVSADLGWTPGVKSPRRPVRR, from the coding sequence ATGAGACAAAATACGTCAAACCCGGAATCGGGTCCGCGAGAGGAAAAGTCGAAGACGCAGGGGTCGCAGACCCTTCAGCGCGGGCTGGACCTGCTCGACCAGGTGATCGACGGGCCGGTGAAGCTCGCCGACCTGTCCGAGCGCATGGGCCTGACGCGCTCCACCACCCACCGCCTGGCCAATGCGCTGGTCGAGCGCGGTTTCCTGACCTTCCTGCCGCGCGAGGGCTATCAGCTCGGCCCCAAGCTGCTGCAGCTCGGCTTCCTGGCGCAGAGCCAGGCCGACGTGGTGCAGATTGCCCGCCCCCATCTGGAAGCGCTGGCCGCGGCGAGCGAGGATGTGGTGCATCTGGGCCGGCTGGACGGCGACCAAGCGCTCTATCTGGACAAGATTCCCGGCCGCCGCCGGGTCGAGATTTCGAGCCGGATCGGCGATCGCCATCCGCTGACGTCGACGGGCCTTGGCAAGGCGCTGATGCTGGACGATCCGGAGGCGGGCTGGACCCGGCTGCTGGAGAGCGAGCGGGAGAACGGCACCCATGATGCCGACCCGGCCACATGGCTGGAGCGGATGCGCGGCTATGTCGCGGCCGGCCGCGCGTTCGACCTGGAAGAGAATGAAGACCAGATACGCTGCGTCGCCGCGCCGATCCGCGATGCGTCGGGCGCGATCGTCGCCGCCATCAGCCTGTCGAGCGCCGCCCAATATATGGACGATGAGCGCATGGCATCGCTGAGCGACGAGGTCCGCGCCGCCGCGCAGAAGGTCAGCGCCGATCTGGGCTGGACCCCCGGCGTCAAATCCCCCCGCCGCCCGGTGCGGCGCTAG